The region GGCCTAATGGCAGGCATCAGCTTCAATGCCGAACCCAGCTCGGGCTCCGATTTTAGCGACATCTTTTTTAATCGCCCAGTTAACAGAATTGTGCCATCTAAGGTGGCCATTCTAGCAAGCAGGTATTCGTCTGTCAGGGGTATTAGCACAATGTTTTTAACCTTAGCTTCCATGGGTCATAGCCCAGTATTGATTGCCGATAGCGAGCTAAAGGCGGCGCAAGTCCCTGCCGAGTTATTTTTGGAGTCCAAGGACAAAATCCACTACTACAATAGCGATGAGGCAATCGCCATGGTTATGGATTGCCAGATGCTGGTGATTTTACCCGGCAATGAGCTTGGTTCATCTATGCAGCTTATGATCTCTAGGATCATGAAGATTTACGACGGCTTTGTGGCATCAGATTACCCGCGACTTTTTTTGGATAATCCGACAGATACTCCTCGGCTCTGCTTTGGACCTACCCGAAATCTCCTGTCGCTTGTTAAATACAAAAATAATCCCTTGGAGCTAGGGCTACAAGCTCGTGCTACGCTGCTGATGCAGGCATCAACTTTACTTAAGGCCAGCTTAATAAGCATAGATAATAATCAAGCTCTGGTTGTTCACGAGAGCGACAAAAATAACATCTGCATAATTAACACTAAAGACGCGATATCTACCATGGCACTTGTGGCAATACAGCTCGGACTTTTGGCAGATCGGAGCTCATCTAGCGAAACGAGTTGGCTGCGATACGCTCAAGCCGGGGGGTTTCTATACCGAAACAGCTATAGCCAGGGCAGCAATGGCCCAGAATTGCTGAAGTGTTACTTAGACAAACAGTTTTAATAAAGCAAATTATAAAATGATCGAGCTTAATGAAATATTTATTAAAAATAAATTTTATTTCTAGGCTAATGTCGCTAGCAGTAAATGATACTTTGAAATATTATTGCTGGTGCCAGAGGTGGGAATCGAACCCACATGCCCTTAACGAGCACACGATTTTGAGTCGTGCGTGTCTACCAATTCCACCACTCTGGCTGAAAAATTGTCCATAAGTATATTACTTAAGTATGTATTATTATATATAATAGGCTCTAACTAAGCAAAACCACTGAAAAATATGAACAACACAGATAAAAATAATCTAAATATAACTGGCGACAATCTTGTAGAAGGTGAAGAAATAAGCTTGGGAATAGAGCCCAAGCCTGATGCAGGACCTGAGCGCATGGTCGGTTCTAACCACGCCAGTGAAAATAATTTAAACCCTAGTGGCGAGGTTAATAACAAGCCCAGCCAGCATAAACCTAGCGATCATAGCCAAGCGATTATCGGCAAGATACATCGCGACTATATTATGCAAAGATCGAGAGCCCATGAAGATCCCAAGCCTTCGCTAGGCTCGGCCAGAGTCGACAACGATACAATTAGCCACCAGCCTGCCACCAGCCAGACTCGTAAAGCCTCAGAAAATAGTCCTAGCCATTTGAAGACCAAGCACCCTGATTTGCACAAGCCCAAAATTAACCTTATGCCGCAGCCGGCATACAAGCCTAAAGAGTTTTTAGTTGATACTAAGAAACGCAGGACTAGTAGTATGATCCGAAAAATACGATCACATAAGCACTGGTATAATGCCAAAATAATAGTTGGTACAGTTCTGGTTTTTGTTTTATTATTTAACTCCCAGTGGTTTATATCGCAAATTATATATCTACTACCAAAATCTAACACCCCCAGTGCAACTGCGCCTGTGCAGCCAGCCCCGCCGCAAGCCCCGGCGGAGGCCGAAGTGGTGGGCCCTAAAAATGAAATAATTATTCCTAAAATAGGCGTAACGGCCCCGATAATTTACACTAACACCAATAATGAACCAGATGTCTTGGTGTCACTCAGGGATGGTGTGGTGCATTACTTTGGCACCGCCAACCCTGGCGAGGCAGGCAATGCAGTGTTTTTTGGCCACTCAAGCAATGACTGGTGGGAGGCTGGTGATTACAAATTTATCTTTGTATTGCTCGAAAAGATGTCGCCCGGAGATACCTATGATATCCACTATAATTCCAGGAAATACAGCTACCTAGTTACCGAAACAAAAGTTGTTGAAGCTAACGATCTGTCGGTACTAAACCAAACAGCCGAGCCCATATCTACGATAATTACTTGTACGCCCCCAGGCACTAGCTGGCGTCGCTTTGTGGTTGTGGCCAAACAGGTGGCTCCAGTTGCTGCCTCACCTCCAGCTGCCTCGCAGCCCCAAACAGTACCTATTCAAAGCAGTCTGCCAAGTGCGGCACCTAGTATATGGGATCAAATAGGCAGCTTCTTCGGAGGTCTATTCGGTGGAAATAACAACCCGCCTCAGAGTCCACCAGAGCCAACTACCTTGCAGCGATTACCTGAAGTCAATTAAGCCAGTCTTGGGCTGGAGGCTGTAGTAGTTGATTTTGCCTGAGGCTATAAAGTAGATAGATTTGGTGTCGGCCTTAAGGGCAGTACTATATCCAGCGTCGGGGGTTGCCGACGGCGGGATCTTGGTTTTGTTGAAGCCGTTATAGTCGACTATCTCTAGCCCGCTTGGCGTGGTAACAATTATCTGGTAATCTGTCAGCCAGCGAAGCTCCTGCGCAGCCTCTAGCTGGGTATAAAAGCGATCAGTGTACTCTATGTCGATTGTTCTTAGTTTAGATTCTGTGATAAAGCTAATGAACCTGCCGGTAGGGCTAAAACTAGGCAACGAGTTACCAAGCCCAATAAAAGAGCTTAGGTATTTGCCGTTAACCTTAGAAAATATGTGTAGTCCACCAGTGCTTGGATCGTGGAGAGCTAGTTCGACTTCTCCAGAAAGCTTAGAAGGGATAATATTCCATGGTACTGCCGTAGGCGGGTATTGATAGAGCACATATCTATTATTACCATTATGATCGTACCTTACCAAGAACTGGCCACTGGTGGCAGGCGAGAGACCCTCCAGCGTAAAAATATAGTCATCATCTATTTGATAGCTTAGCACCGAAGACATTGGCAGGGTTATGGTGTTGCTGTTTTCGGCGTTAAGTTTTTTTACTTGGCTACTACCAAGCCCAAAAACTTCTTTTGAGTTTTTTGGGTTAATAGTTAGGTTGGTGGTCTTGGGCCCAAATATATTGTCAATATCGCGCAATTCTCCGGAGTTAGTATTGAGCCAGAAAGTAGTGGCTGTGCCATCTTCATAGCTAGCGCGGGTAAGTAGTGAATTGCCATCGGGGCTTATTATTGGTGCGGAAAGCTTATTAGGAGGCTTAATTGAGCTGTTGATGGGGAACTCTACTATCTTGCGGAAATTATCCGAGCTGGTTATCTCGTATATATTAGAAGGCGAATCAACCGTAGCAAACATTTTAGAGCTTTTCGAGGCTGAGGCCACGCTGCTAAATATAATGGGGTCAGCTATGATTTTAGGATTAATTTGGGTAGGGATTAGAAGTGCATAATCTGCAAAGGTCACCTGGCCAGCTCGAACAAAAAAGTCCGCCTGCCAATCGAGGTAATTAGGCTTGCTATACTGGACTCGAAGCGGTCCAGTATTAACATTTTCGAGCCTGTAGGGAGTTTTGGGACTTATCTTTTGAGAATTAATTTTAATTGAGGATCCTGATGGGCTGGTGTTTAACAAGGCCAGGCCAGTAGCTGATATTTCACCCTTAAAAAAGTCAATCCTGTAGCCTGAAGCAATTGCCACCAAAAGTAGGGTACCAAATGTGACCAGCAAAGTGCCGACGGTTATGGTTAGAGAAGCACGGGTTTTTTGTGATATCATATTATTACGGTTTCAATGTATTATAAACCAGTTTAGCTGCCAGCTAAATACTTAAATAAAGGATTATTAAATTGCAAAAATTAATTATTGAAGGCCCAACAAAGCTAGAGGGCACTATTAAAATCTCTGGTAGTAAGAACCACGCCCTCCCAATGCTGGCCTCAATGCTACTAACCACTAAAGATGTTATTGTTCACAATATCCCGGATATCGCCGACGTAGAAGTTATGATTAGTATTTTGGAGGTATTCGGTGTGAGGATTGAGCGCACCAGAAGCGGTTTGATCTGCAACGCCGAGAACGCTCAGCCTCGAATAGTGCCCGCCGAGCTAACTCAAAAGCTCCGGGCATCTTTGCTTATTCTGGGGCCCGCTCTGGCCCGTTTTGGCGAAGTCGATCTAGGCTACCCGGGAGGCGATATGATAGGCGCTCGCCCGATAGATTCGCATCTTAATGGCCTAAAGGCTTTGGGCGCTGATATTCAGTCCGATACCGACCACATTAAAATTCGTGGTAAGCTCAAACCGGGCCGCGTGCTACTCGATGAAATTAGTGTCACCGCAACCGAGAATCTTGTGTTGGCCGCAGTACTCACAGAGGGCCAGACCGAAATTAGAATGGCTGCTACTGAGCCTCATATTGTCGGTTTATGCGAATTTTTAAACAGCCTCGGTGCTGACATCCAGGGTATTGGGAGCCATGTTTTAATCGTTAACGGGGTTAAAGAGCTATCTGGAGGTGAAGGCCGAATTATACCAGACTATCTAGAGGCTGGTACTTTTGCGATCGCTGCTGCTGCCTCTGGCGGAGAAATGCTTATTGAAGATTTTATGGTAAACGATAATGATGCGCTATTGAATACCTTTTCTAGAATGGGCGTAAATTATAAAATACTAAGCCCCTCCAGTATAAAAGTCCTAACGAGCAAGCGGATAAATGCCATTAAGGTCAGAACTGATATCTTCCCAGGCTTTCCAAGCGATCTCCAGGCTCCTCTTGCTGTACTGTGTACTCAGGCCCACGGTGTATCCGAAATTTTCGAGACAATGTACGAGGGCAGGCTTCAATACTTATTCGAGCTCCAGCGCATGGGCGCGCATGTCAATGTTCGCGATAGCCACTCTGGGCTGGTAGAGGGCCCAACCGTACTGCACGGAACAGATTTAATATCCTTCGATGTGAGGGCTGGCGCAACAATACTAATCGCCGGGGTAATCGCTCATGGGAAAACCACCATCGATCGAATAGAGCATATCGACCGAGGATATGAGCACTTTGATGGTCGGCTACGATCATTAGGGGCAAAAATATCCCGAATTGGCTCCTAAAATGTTAAAATAGCAACTATGTTTAATAAAAGAATTGCAATAGACCTTGGCACAGCAAACACTAGGGTATATATCCCCAAGAAAGGCCTTGTGGCTAATGAGCCATCGGTGGTGGCTATTAGCGTTGATGATAATCGAATAATTGCCATCGGAAATGATGCTAAGGAAATGTTAGGTCGAACCCCAGACATCATTACGGCCTCCAGGCCTCTGAAGAACGGTGTAATAGCAAACTATCGGATCACTGAGGCACTGCTGAAGTATTTTATCAACAAGATAACAGGCCATGTTAGGCTGACTAGGCCAGAATTAATGATTAGCGTGCCGACTGGAGTAACATCTACCGAGCGTAGAGCAGTAATAGATGCAGCTATCGCCGCAGGTGCTAAAAAGGTTTATATAATTAGGGCGCCTGTCGCTGCGGCAATTGGGGCTAATGTCCCGATTTCGGCTCCAGCTGGCAATTTAGTAGTTGATATCGGCGAAGGTACTACCGAAGTAGCGATAATTTCGTTAGGGGGTATTGTAGCCCAAAACTCCGTTAGGGTCGGTGGTGGTCGTATTAGCTCCGCCATAGCTGATCACATCAGAAAAAAACATGGCCTAGTAATTGGCGTTCAGACAGCTGAGGACATTAAGACAAAAGTTGGCTCGGCAACTGCCCTTGATAAGCCCAAAAAGATGCAAGTCCGAGGCCGAGATGTGGTCGGGGGTCTCCCGAAGACAATCGAAGTCAGCAGCACTGAGGTAACGGGGGCTATTAAAGATCGCTTAGATGAAATTATTATGGCCGTCAAGGCCGTACTGGAACAAACTCCACCGGAACTCTCCAGCGATATTATCGACAGAGGCATGATTATAACTGGCGGTGGGGCACTATTAAGAAACATCGACAAACTCATGACAAAAGTCACTGGGGTACCAGCCTATATTGCCGAAGATCCAATGCTTTGCGTAATTAAGGGCGCCGGTGCGGCTCTTGAGAACCTTGATGAATATATACGGAGCGTAATAAGTAGCAAATGAGTAGCATCAACCAAAGCCTAGCTACCGCCCCCCAGCGTTTGATTAGCTGGGGGATTGTGGCAATATTACTGCTTATGCCCTTCCACGCGTTTTTCAGTATTTTCTTCGGCTATCTAGGTGCAAATCAAGCTCTAGTTCAGTCCTGGAAAGAAATTTTAATATTGCTTTTAACACTCATCTGGATATTGTTTCAGATTTATCGTCAGAAGCTAGCCTTTAAGGTAGATCCAGCCAATATATTATTTATCATAATAGTTTTCTTGAGCTTACTGGTGACTATTGTGTTTAGGACAAATCCCGAGGTCGTGTTGTTGGGTATTAAAACCAACCTAGTGGCAATTGCCATATACTTCATTGCTCAGATACCATCCCCAGCTAAGTCCTTTCTAAAATCAAACATTTTATGGATCGTACTCATACCGGGCTTGCTTGTGTCATTTTTGGCAATAGCTCAAGCTCTTATAATACCACCTGACTTACTGTCCAAATTAGGCTATAACCCAGAAACAATCAACCCAAGACAAATCATCGATGGCTCTATTGCCTTCTACAGATCTTTTTCTACTTTAGGTGGGCCTAATCAGCTTGGTGCTTATCTTTTGGTGCCACTGGGCTTTGCAATAAGCTACGGTATTAGATCTAAAAATTTATGGGTCGGGCTATCATCCTTACCTATTTTGGCAGCAATATTTTTAAGTTTCTCAAGAAGCGCTTGGATAGGAGCAATTATTGTGGTTTTCCTGGCAATCCTGCTCAGTGTAGATAAGAAGAAAAAAATCATTTTCGTTGTAGCATCGGCGATATTTTTAATAATTGCTGGCTTTACGGTATTTAATTTATCGAATAAGAATCAATATGTCGAGAATGTACTACTTCACGGAAGGTATTTCGAGAACAGGATTGAAGGCTCCGACAAATATAGACTAAACGCAGTTACCTCGGCCGTCGAGGAGATATCAAAATCTCCATTAGGCCACGGCTTGGGAACTGCTGGCCCAGCCAGCCTTAAATCTAGTCAGCCTGTAGTGCCCGAAAACTGGTTTTTGCAAATAGCCTACGAGATAGGAATATTTGGATTAATATTGTATGTAATGGCTTTCTCATTTTTATTAGGCGACTTTATTCGTAACAGACATAAGCCAATAGCCGCTAGCCTATTTGCTATTACCGCCGGCCTGCTTGCAGCCAGCATGTTTTTACATGTCTGGGCAGATTCTACTTTGGTACTTATTATGTTCACATTATACGGGGTGTATAAATCGAGGACTCAATGAAAATAGCAATATTGCACGATTGGCTCAACCACAAGCGCGGCGGGGCCGAAAATGTATTATTTGAACTAGCTGAAATGTACCCTAAAGCTGATATTTTCACTCTTGTATATAACCCCCCGAAGTTTGACGACAAGTTAGGCCACAGGATAATTAAAACCTCTGGCCTTCAGTATTTCCCGGCTTTTATTAAAAAAAGGCCAAAGCTACTACTACCATTTATTAGGCGTGCAGTTGGCGGGCTAAAGCTAGAAGGCTATGATCTTGTCATTAGCTCATCCACAGCCTGGGTTAAGAATGCTAATATCAAAAAAGGCACCAGACATGTCTGCTATTGCTATAGCCCAGCCAGGATGCTTTGGGATAGCTGGCCTAAATATATGCTTGAAATGAATCTCAACACCATATCCAGATTCTATATAGTGAATCTGGCATCAAGCCTGAGGCTTTGGGACTACTATCAAAGCCAAAAAGCAGTAGAATTTATTGCAATAAGTGGCTTTATTTCGGACCGAATCAAAAAGTTTTATGGCCAACCCAGCAAGGTTATATACCCTCCAGTAGATATCTCTAAGATGGCTGCGGTAAATACCCGTAACAGACAGGAATACTATTTGGTGCTTTCTGTCATGTCTAAATATAAGAACATTGAATTAGCTATCGAGGCTTTTATCGCAAACGGCCTAAAACTAGTCGTGGCAGGGGATGGTCCAGATTTGGTCAGGCTCAAAAAACTAGCCTCTAGCCACCCCAATATTAGCTTCGAGGGAAGGGTTAGCGCCGATCAGAAATCTCAGCTAATGCGGGAGGCCAAGGGCTTCATATTCTGTAATATCGAAGACTTCGGGATTACGATGGTTGAATCAATCGCCTCGGGCACAGCGGTATTGGCCTTAAGAGGTGGCGGGGCAACCGAAATTATCAGCGACGGCGTGACTGGCATGTTTTTTGACAAGCCCACCGAAGGCAGCCTTAATAGAGCAATCGTAAGATTTAATAAAGCTTTTAGTGGGGATTATAAGCTCAATAACAAATACTTAGCTAGTAAATTCGGGCGAGACAGGTTTGTTAGCCAGCTGAGAGGCTTTATTGATGGCGAATAAATCTATAGATATACTTGGGGTCAGGATTGATATTCTTAAGATTTCGCAAATCAACGAGATTATCCTGGACCGGGCTAACAGAGTTTCGGGTGATCCACTGGTTGTTTTTAAGCCCTATGTTGAGTTTCTTGCATTGTCAGCGCGAAATGATGATATTCGAGCACTGCTAGGCAAATCCGATTATAATGTCGCCGATTCGTCTGCCCTGCAATGGGCAGCTAGTTATTTATATGGGTCGCCCAAGAAGATATCAGCGATAAAAAGCTTACTTTTTAAGATCCATTCAATCGCCTGGCGCAGCCAAGTTATACCGCAGCGAATGGGAGGGGTAGACCAGACAATCCCATTATTAAAGCTGGCCAGTGATAATAATTTTAAGATCGGTATCCTTGGTGGCCCAAAGGATGTAGATAGAACTCAGCAGCAACTGCTTAAAAGGTTTAAGGGCATTGATCTTAAGGTTTGGTCTGGGTATTACAGTGCCTCCAGTGAGGCCCAGCTAGTAAAACAAATATCTGATAGTAAATTAGATATCCTATTCTGTGCTATGGGCTTTCCCAAACAAGAATATTTTATAGTCAATAATCGTGCAAAGCTCGCTGCTAAAGTCTTAATAGGCGAGGGGGGTAGCTTCGATTATGATTCTCTTGGGGGACCCCTAAAACGAGCGCCAGCCTTGCTCCGGCGATTGAGCCTCGAGTGGTTATGGCGTTTACTGCTTCAGCCTAGGCGAGCCGTCAGGCAATTATCTATCCCA is a window of Patescibacteria group bacterium DNA encoding:
- a CDS encoding O-antigen ligase family protein, with the protein product MSSINQSLATAPQRLISWGIVAILLLMPFHAFFSIFFGYLGANQALVQSWKEILILLLTLIWILFQIYRQKLAFKVDPANILFIIIVFLSLLVTIVFRTNPEVVLLGIKTNLVAIAIYFIAQIPSPAKSFLKSNILWIVLIPGLLVSFLAIAQALIIPPDLLSKLGYNPETINPRQIIDGSIAFYRSFSTLGGPNQLGAYLLVPLGFAISYGIRSKNLWVGLSSLPILAAIFLSFSRSAWIGAIIVVFLAILLSVDKKKKIIFVVASAIFLIIAGFTVFNLSNKNQYVENVLLHGRYFENRIEGSDKYRLNAVTSAVEEISKSPLGHGLGTAGPASLKSSQPVVPENWFLQIAYEIGIFGLILYVMAFSFLLGDFIRNRHKPIAASLFAITAGLLAASMFLHVWADSTLVLIMFTLYGVYKSRTQ
- a CDS encoding PEGA domain-containing protein, which translates into the protein MISQKTRASLTITVGTLLVTFGTLLLVAIASGYRIDFFKGEISATGLALLNTSPSGSSIKINSQKISPKTPYRLENVNTGPLRVQYSKPNYLDWQADFFVRAGQVTFADYALLIPTQINPKIIADPIIFSSVASASKSSKMFATVDSPSNIYEITSSDNFRKIVEFPINSSIKPPNKLSAPIISPDGNSLLTRASYEDGTATTFWLNTNSGELRDIDNIFGPKTTNLTINPKNSKEVFGLGSSQVKKLNAENSNTITLPMSSVLSYQIDDDYIFTLEGLSPATSGQFLVRYDHNGNNRYVLYQYPPTAVPWNIIPSKLSGEVELALHDPSTGGLHIFSKVNGKYLSSFIGLGNSLPSFSPTGRFISFITESKLRTIDIEYTDRFYTQLEAAQELRWLTDYQIIVTTPSGLEIVDYNGFNKTKIPPSATPDAGYSTALKADTKSIYFIASGKINYYSLQPKTGLIDFR
- a CDS encoding glycosyltransferase → MKIAILHDWLNHKRGGAENVLFELAEMYPKADIFTLVYNPPKFDDKLGHRIIKTSGLQYFPAFIKKRPKLLLPFIRRAVGGLKLEGYDLVISSSTAWVKNANIKKGTRHVCYCYSPARMLWDSWPKYMLEMNLNTISRFYIVNLASSLRLWDYYQSQKAVEFIAISGFISDRIKKFYGQPSKVIYPPVDISKMAAVNTRNRQEYYLVLSVMSKYKNIELAIEAFIANGLKLVVAGDGPDLVRLKKLASSHPNISFEGRVSADQKSQLMREAKGFIFCNIEDFGITMVESIASGTAVLALRGGGATEIISDGVTGMFFDKPTEGSLNRAIVRFNKAFSGDYKLNNKYLASKFGRDRFVSQLRGFIDGE
- a CDS encoding rod shape-determining protein, whose translation is MFNKRIAIDLGTANTRVYIPKKGLVANEPSVVAISVDDNRIIAIGNDAKEMLGRTPDIITASRPLKNGVIANYRITEALLKYFINKITGHVRLTRPELMISVPTGVTSTERRAVIDAAIAAGAKKVYIIRAPVAAAIGANVPISAPAGNLVVDIGEGTTEVAIISLGGIVAQNSVRVGGGRISSAIADHIRKKHGLVIGVQTAEDIKTKVGSATALDKPKKMQVRGRDVVGGLPKTIEVSSTEVTGAIKDRLDEIIMAVKAVLEQTPPELSSDIIDRGMIITGGGALLRNIDKLMTKVTGVPAYIAEDPMLCVIKGAGAALENLDEYIRSVISSK
- a CDS encoding sortase yields the protein MNNTDKNNLNITGDNLVEGEEISLGIEPKPDAGPERMVGSNHASENNLNPSGEVNNKPSQHKPSDHSQAIIGKIHRDYIMQRSRAHEDPKPSLGSARVDNDTISHQPATSQTRKASENSPSHLKTKHPDLHKPKINLMPQPAYKPKEFLVDTKKRRTSSMIRKIRSHKHWYNAKIIVGTVLVFVLLFNSQWFISQIIYLLPKSNTPSATAPVQPAPPQAPAEAEVVGPKNEIIIPKIGVTAPIIYTNTNNEPDVLVSLRDGVVHYFGTANPGEAGNAVFFGHSSNDWWEAGDYKFIFVLLEKMSPGDTYDIHYNSRKYSYLVTETKVVEANDLSVLNQTAEPISTIITCTPPGTSWRRFVVVAKQVAPVAASPPAASQPQTVPIQSSLPSAAPSIWDQIGSFFGGLFGGNNNPPQSPPEPTTLQRLPEVN
- a CDS encoding WecB/TagA/CpsF family glycosyltransferase, translating into MANKSIDILGVRIDILKISQINEIILDRANRVSGDPLVVFKPYVEFLALSARNDDIRALLGKSDYNVADSSALQWAASYLYGSPKKISAIKSLLFKIHSIAWRSQVIPQRMGGVDQTIPLLKLASDNNFKIGILGGPKDVDRTQQQLLKRFKGIDLKVWSGYYSASSEAQLVKQISDSKLDILFCAMGFPKQEYFIVNNRAKLAAKVLIGEGGSFDYDSLGGPLKRAPALLRRLSLEWLWRLLLQPRRAVRQLSIPIFIAKVIKQKSIQK
- the murA gene encoding UDP-N-acetylglucosamine 1-carboxyvinyltransferase codes for the protein MQKLIIEGPTKLEGTIKISGSKNHALPMLASMLLTTKDVIVHNIPDIADVEVMISILEVFGVRIERTRSGLICNAENAQPRIVPAELTQKLRASLLILGPALARFGEVDLGYPGGDMIGARPIDSHLNGLKALGADIQSDTDHIKIRGKLKPGRVLLDEISVTATENLVLAAVLTEGQTEIRMAATEPHIVGLCEFLNSLGADIQGIGSHVLIVNGVKELSGGEGRIIPDYLEAGTFAIAAAASGGEMLIEDFMVNDNDALLNTFSRMGVNYKILSPSSIKVLTSKRINAIKVRTDIFPGFPSDLQAPLAVLCTQAHGVSEIFETMYEGRLQYLFELQRMGAHVNVRDSHSGLVEGPTVLHGTDLISFDVRAGATILIAGVIAHGKTTIDRIEHIDRGYEHFDGRLRSLGAKISRIGS